One Myxococcota bacterium genomic window, CGGTCATGGGTCTCCTGCTCGGACGGACGGCCCCCCTGCGTGAGCGCGGGAGTCCGGCCCTCCGAACCTACCCGAGCAGCCCGCGTCCGCGGTCGGAGTCCCCGACGCGGCGCCGGACATCTCTCGAATCCGTCTCGAAAATCGCCCCACCCCCCTGCCACAACGACGAAAATGGGGCCAGCCATAGGAGCTGTCGGTGAGCCGCTTGACGCGCCCGCCTCGATCCCCGATTCAGTCGACACCCCTCACCCGACGAGGGCCAGGAGAGGACCCCCGATGAGCGCCGCGATCGAGCAGGAATCCCAGGACACCTACAACCGCTTCGTCGCCCTGCGCGACGAGATCGACGTCGGCAAGCGCCCCTGGGCCGACCTCGCCGACTTCTTCACCGAGGACGCCGTCTACATCGACCCGGCCTGGGGACGCATCGAAGGTCGCGAGAACATCCGGGAGTTCTTCACCCAGTCGATGGCCGGGCTCACCGGCCACGGTTGGTCGACCCCCGAGAACTGGACGATGGCGAGCGGACACCGGCTGGTGAGCCAGTGGGACCAGATCCTCGGTCACCAGGAAGACGGCACCCCGTGGCTCGTGCCCGGCCTGTCCATCCTCTACTACGTGGGCGATGGACGCTTCTGCTACAGCCACGACATGCTCAACATGACCCACATCGGACAGACGATGCGGGCCATGGGCTGGGCTCCCCCGCCCGAGTTCAACATGCCTCCCAAGCACCCGAACCGCGACGTATCCTTGCCGAAAGCCTGGGCCCACCTGGCGAAGGACTGAAGGAGCCATCCATGAGCCAGCACGATCTCGTGATCCGCGGCGGCACCCTCGTCGACGGCAGCGGTGACGCGCCGCGCGCAGGCGATGTCGCGATCGACGCCGGACGCATCACGGCGGTGGGCGACGACGTCGGTGCGGGGCATCGCGAGATCGACGCCGAGGGCAAGATCGTGACGCCCGGCTTCGTGGACATCCATACCCACTACGACGCCCAGGCCACCTGGGACCCGATGTGCTCGCCCTCTTCCGAGCACGGCGTGACGACGGTGGTGATGGGCAACTGCGGTGTCGGCTTCGCCCCGGTGAACGAAGGGCTGCGCGACGAGCTGATCGACCTGATGGAAGCCGTCGAGGACATCCCGGGCGCGGCGATGCACGAGGGGATCCAGTGGGAATGGGAGACCTTCCCCGAGTTCATGAGTGCCCTCGAGCGCCGCAGTCACGTGCTCGACTACGGCCTCCAGGTGCCCCACTGCGCCCTGCGCGCCTACGTGATGGGCGAGCGCGGCATCGAGAACCAGCCGGCGAACGCGGAGGACATCCGCCAGATGCAGGCGATCGTGCGCGAGGCCCTGGAAGCCGGTGCGCTCGGCTTCTCGACCTCGCGCACCGAGATGCACAACACCCTCGAGGGAAACCCGGTGCCCGGCACCTTCGCCGAGCGCGACGAGCTCTTCGGGATCGGCGCCGCGCTGAAGGAGACCGGCGCGGGTGTCTTCCAGATGAGCCTCACCCACCGCGAAGTGCCCGATCAGATGGGCTGGATGAAGGACCTCGCCCGCGAGACCGGCCGCATGGTCACCTTCAACCTGCAGCAGGTCGACGAGGCCCCGGACGTCTACAAAGAAGACCTGCGGCTCCTCGACGAAGCGCGTGCCGAAGGCATCACCAACCTGCGCGGCCAGTTCTCGGGTCGGCCGGTCGGCGTGCTGATGGGCTGGGAAACGAGCGTGCATCCCTTCCTCGGCCACCCCGAGTACGTGAAGTGGATGCGGCTGCCCATTCGTGAGCGTCTGGAGCAGCTGCGCAAGCCCGAGGTGAAGGCCCGCCTGCTCGAAGGCGGCACGCTCCGCACCGACGCCCTGCCGAAGGACGCGCCGATTCCGCAGCCGGTCCTCCAGTTCCTGACCGGCGCCACCCACAAGATGTTCCCGATGGGCGGCGGCCACGATTACGAGCCCGACCCGAAGGATTCGGTGAAGGGGCGCGTCGAGTCGTCTGGGTGCACGCCCGCCGAGATCCTCTACGACGCCCTGATGGACCAGGACGGTCGCGGTCTCGTCTACTTCCCGCTCTTCGGCTACGCGACGGGTCGCTTCGACGCGATCGAAGAGACGCTGCGTCACCCCCAGACGGGCCTCTCGCTCGCCGACGGCGGCGCCCACTGCGGTGCCATCGCCGACGCGGGAACGCCCACGTTCATGCTCATGCACTGGGCCCGCGACCGACAGCGCGGCCCCACCCTGCCCCTCGAGTTCATCGTGAAGCGGCAGACCTGGGACACGGCCTGGCAGTACGGCCTGCACGACCGCGGGCGCCTCGCGCCGGGCTACCTCGGCGACGTCAACGTGATCGACTACAAGAACCTGACGCTCACCCCGCCCGAGATGCGATACGACTTCCCCGCGAACGGGCGGCGCCTCTACCAGGGGGCGCGCGGCTACGACTGCACGATCAAGTCGGGCCACGTCGTCTTCGAGCGCGGCGAGGCCACCGGCGA contains:
- a CDS encoding amidohydrolase family protein, with protein sequence MSQHDLVIRGGTLVDGSGDAPRAGDVAIDAGRITAVGDDVGAGHREIDAEGKIVTPGFVDIHTHYDAQATWDPMCSPSSEHGVTTVVMGNCGVGFAPVNEGLRDELIDLMEAVEDIPGAAMHEGIQWEWETFPEFMSALERRSHVLDYGLQVPHCALRAYVMGERGIENQPANAEDIRQMQAIVREALEAGALGFSTSRTEMHNTLEGNPVPGTFAERDELFGIGAALKETGAGVFQMSLTHREVPDQMGWMKDLARETGRMVTFNLQQVDEAPDVYKEDLRLLDEARAEGITNLRGQFSGRPVGVLMGWETSVHPFLGHPEYVKWMRLPIRERLEQLRKPEVKARLLEGGTLRTDALPKDAPIPQPVLQFLTGATHKMFPMGGGHDYEPDPKDSVKGRVESSGCTPAEILYDALMDQDGRGLVYFPLFGYATGRFDAIEETLRHPQTGLSLADGGAHCGAIADAGTPTFMLMHWARDRQRGPTLPLEFIVKRQTWDTAWQYGLHDRGRLAPGYLGDVNVIDYKNLTLTPPEMRYDFPANGRRLYQGARGYDCTIKSGHVVFERGEATGDLPGRLLRGAQAGPA
- a CDS encoding nuclear transport factor 2 family protein codes for the protein MSAAIEQESQDTYNRFVALRDEIDVGKRPWADLADFFTEDAVYIDPAWGRIEGRENIREFFTQSMAGLTGHGWSTPENWTMASGHRLVSQWDQILGHQEDGTPWLVPGLSILYYVGDGRFCYSHDMLNMTHIGQTMRAMGWAPPPEFNMPPKHPNRDVSLPKAWAHLAKD